Within Streptomyces antibioticus, the genomic segment CCGGGGTATTCGGGGGGTTCCGGTGTGGCGGGGTGGGTCGGTCCCCTCGTCGTCGCCGTGGTGGCCGGGGTTCTGCGGTTCTGGGAGTTGGGGCGGCCTCGGGGGCTGGTGTTCGACGAGACGTATTACGCCAAGGACGCCTGGGCGTTGCTGCGGCTCGGGTATGAGGGGAGCTGGCCGGATCGGAAGACTGCCGATCCGGGGATCCTGGCGGATCCGCAGGTCGTGCCGCTCTCCGACGCCGGGGCCTTCGTCGCGCATCCGCCCGCCGGGAAGTGGGTGATCGCCGTCGGGGAGTGGGGGTTCGGGCTCGATCCCTTCGGCTGGCGGTTCATGACGGCGCTTCTCGGCACCCTGTCCGTGCTGATGCTGTGCCGTATCGGGCGGCGGTTGTTCCGGTCCACCGTGTTGGGGTGTCTGGCCGGCGCCCTGATGGCCGTCGACGGTCTGCATCTGGTGATGAGCCGGACCGCGCTGCTCGATCTCGTCGTCATGTTCTTCGTCCTGGCGGCGTTCGGGTGTCTGCTGCTCGACCGGGACGGGGCGCGGGCGCGGCTCGCCGATGCGCTCCCGGAGGACGGGGACGGGGACGGGCACGTACGGCCGGATCCCGATGTGGGCGGGCGGGCCACTGCCGGGTGGCGGCCCTGGCGGATCGCGGCCGGGTGTCTGCTGGGGCTCGCCGCCGCCACCAAGTGGAACGGGCTTTATTTTCTTGCCTTCTTCGTGGTGCTCACGCTCCTCTGGGACGTCGGCGCGCGGCGCGTCGCCGGGGCCCGGCGTCCGTACCGGGCGGTGCTGCGCAGGGACGCCGGACCGGCGCTGCTGTCGCTCGTGCCGGTCGCCGTGGTGACGTATCTGGTGACGTGGACGGGCTGGTTCCTGTCCGACGACGGCTACGGGCGGCACTGGGCCGACGGCCGCGGCGGCCCCTGGTCGTGGATACCGGCTCCGCTGCGGAGTCTGTGGCACTACGAGGCTCTGGTGTACCGGTTCAACGTCGGGCTTCATACGCCGCACAAGTACGAGTCCAATCCCTGGAGTTGGCTCGTGCTCGGCCGGCCCGTGCTGTTTCACTACGAGTCGTCGGGAGGCGGCCGTGTGCAGACCGTTCTCGCCCTCGGTACGCCGCTGTTGTGGTGGACGGCGTGCGCCGCGCTCGGGTACCTGCTCTACCGGTGGGCGCTGCGCCGTGACTGGCGGGCCGGGGCGGTCCTGTGCGCGGTGGGCGCCGGGTATCTGCCCTGGTTCCTGTACCAGGACCGCACCGTCTTCTCCTTCTACGCCGTCGTCTTCGTGCCGTATCTCTGTCTGGCCGTGGCGATGCTGCTGGGTGCGCTGCTCGGGCCGCCGGGGGCGGGGCGGCCGAGGCGGGTGCGGGGTGCGGTGGCCGCGGGGGTGCTCGTGCTGCTCATCGTCTGGAACTTCGTCTACTTCTACCCGCTCTACACCGGGCAGAGCATTCCCTACGACGGCTGGCGGGCCCGGATGTGGCTCGACACCTGGGTGTGACGCTCACGCTCCGGGGCCGCCTCAACCGCCGCACGCCGTGCGGATCTTGTAGAACGTGCTCAGGTAACGGGCGTGGTACGTCGCGTCGGCGATGCGGACCAGTGCCTCGTCGGCCGAACGCAGCGACGAGCCGATGAAGTTGGCGCTCCCGGTGTAGACGCGGGGCGTCAGGTCGCCGTTGTAGTCGCCGTCGATCAGCATCTCCTTGTTGTGCGGACGTACGTCGATACCGGGGCCGTTGGGGATACGGCAGCGGCGGTGCTGGATGCCGGCGGCGGTCAGCCGGGTGGTGATCGCGGAGTCGCTCTCGGCGTAGACGATGTCGATCCAGCAGCCCCTGGCGCGGAGTTGGGCGAGTTTCTGGGCGACCTGGACGCGTGAGCCGAAGAAGCTGTGCATCACGATGCGGATGTCGGTCTGGTGGCGCAGCCCGTCCGTGCCGGTGTAGGCGCAGCGGACCTCGTCGAGCGCGTTGACGACGGTGTCCGTGGCCGGGTTGTAGTAGGAGCGGTCGGCGCGCGGGAAGAAGAAGGCGCGGTACGGCGATCCGGTCGGGGTGGAGAAGTACGCGTTGTTGTTGCCGCGGACGAGGGTGCGGCCGACGCGGAGCCTCTCGTGGTAGGTGACGTACCCGTCGTACACCGCGTTGTCGGCGAAGGTGACGGCGTCGTTGAAGGACTCGACCTTGTACCAGTGGGAGAGGTTCGAGGAGGTCTGGAAGACGACCTTGGAGTAGCTGGTGCCGTCGTCGAAGGGGCCGATCCGGGAGAAGACGAAGAACTTGTTGTGGTTGTACGCCGGTTGGGGCGGGGCGACGGCCAGGCAGCCGCGCTGGACGTCGTCCACGCCGTCGGCGTCCTCGAACCGGTCGTCGCAGACGACGATCCAGGAGCGGGCGGAGTCGTTGGTGCCGAGGCCCGCCTTGAGCGCCTGGTAGGGGGCGTTGGGGTACTCGACGCCGTCGCCGTTGACGTACGTGGAGTCGTCCACGACGAGCCGGACGTCGACGCCGCGCCGGTGGGCGGCGAGCAGGGCGTTCGCGACCTCCTGGTCGTTGAACTCCAGGACGGCGCCGCGGATCTGGGCGCCCGCCGGGGTCGCGTCGATGAGCTGGACGAGCTGGGTGAAGACCGCCTTCTGCTGGGCCGGGGTGCCCAGCGGGTCGTTGAAGACGGGGCCGCCGACGACCGGCTTGGTCAGCGCGGCGGCCGGGGCCGCACCGGCGAGGACGAGGGTCGCCACCAGGGTCAGGACGGCGGCGACGGCGGCAGCGGCCGTGCCGGGCACCGTGCGTGGACAACGGGCGGAATGCGGTCGCTTCGTCGCAGGCGTCATCGTCGCTTTCCTACTTTCACGGACCTTCACCGGGCCTTCACCAGGCATGCACCGGGCATGCACGGGAACAGTGAGATGAATTGCCCGTGAAGACACGTAAAAGCTCGTAAAAGTAGGAAAGTCATCCGAAAATCGGCGCTTCGGCCGTACGCCCTGGCCTCAATGAGTGACGCGGCGTCAGTCGTCCGGCCACAGCGACGGCGTCGGAGGCCCGCCCGTGACCCGGTGGTACGCGGCCCGCGCGTGGACGACGCGGGCGAGGGCCGTGCCGAGGAGCGTGGCCGCGCACAGGCAGGACAGCCACAGGGTGTCCCGGTGCCCGGCCCAGGTGAGGGTGCCGGCCGGCGGGATCGCGAAGCCGTTGAGGAACAGCCAGCACAGCACGGCCGTCCCGGGCGCCGCCGTGAAGCGGGCGCACACACCGAGCAGCGCGGCCAGCAGGGACAGCGCGGCGAGGGCGAGGCCGGGGTGGTCCGTGCCCACCAGGAACGTGTGGACGGCGACCAGGGCCAGCGCCCCGCCGCAGGCGGTGGCCCACACCAGCGGTGTCGCGACGGGACGGGGCACGGGACGCGAGCCGGTCCGGAACGCCACCCACTCGACCATGCTCCACGTCTCCTTCCGGTCCTCCCCAGGCCCGCGGGGCACCGGCCGCCACGCCGTCGTGGACCTCGGCCATTGTCCCACTCGGCGGTCGGGCCCCTGTCCCGCCGCCGGAATTCCGCGCTGGCTAGGGTGTCAGGGGCCGTTGTTCGACGTAACGTCGCTTTCGGACAGCGCACAACATGCAGGACTCAGCAGACAGGGGGCAGTCGTGGGTGGTCCGCGCCTGAGCAGTACGCCGTTGCCGGGGATCGGGGTCCGCTACGACCTGACCACGCGGGAACAGCGCCGGGTGTCCGTCGTCGCGCACCGCGACGGCGCCCGCACGTTCAACGCCTACCAGGAGGACGATCCGGACGCCTGCGCCCTGTCGGTGCGGCTGACCGCGAACGAGGCGGGGGCGCTCATCGACGCGATGATGCCGACGCACCACAGCCCGAACCTGCTGTACACCACCGAGCTGGGACTGGTGGCCGAGCGCATCGAGCTGCCGTCGGTCTCGTACTGGAACGGGCGGCTCCTCGGCGACACCCATATGCGCACCGAGACCGGGGTGTCGATCGTGGCGGTGCTGCGCCGCGCCGAGGCCGTGCCGTCGCCGAAGCCGGACTTCCGGCTGGTCGGCGGCGACATCCTCATCGTGATCGGCACCCGGGAGGGCGTCGACGCGGCGGCGGCGATCCTCGAACGGGAGTGACCGGGACCCCGCAGCCGGCCGGCGGTCTCACACCGGGCGCAGCGGGCGCGCCGGCCAGTCCAGCAGCCGTGCCCCGATCACGGCCGTGTGGATCATGTACCGCTGGGCCGGGTCGGTCGGGTCCGCGCCGGTCAGCGCGTGGACCCGGTCGAGCCGGTAGGTGAGGGCCCGCACGCTGAGCGACAGCCGCCGGGCCGCCGCCGCGGCCACGCACCCGGTGTCGAAGTAGGCGCCGAGGGTCTCCAGCCAGGGCACCGCTCCCCCGCGGGCCCCCTCCAGCGGCCCGAGGACGTTGTGGACCAGGTCGACCAGCGCCTGCCGGTCCCGCGCGAGCACCGGGAAGACGAGCATGTCGGCGGCGCGCAGCAGCGGCTCGTCGAAGCCCATCCGCTGGGCCACGTCCAGCGCGTTGAGCGCCTCCTCGTAGCTGTGGCCGATGCCGAGCGTGCCGGGCCGCGGGCGGCCGATCGCGGCCTGGGCCCGGTCACCGACGGCGGCGTAGGCGTGCTTGGCGAAGTGGGTGAGGACGTCGTCCTGGTCGGAGGGGGCGACACACACCATCCGGCCGTCCTTGGTGGTGAACAGGATGCGCCGGTTCTCGAACCGGGCGAACAGCTCGCTCGCCACCTGACGGGGCACGGGGTCCGTCTCGTCGTACTTCTCGGGGCCCTCGGCGACCGCGACCGCGTGGGCGCGGGACAGCCGGAACCCGAACCGTTCGGAGCGGGCGGCGAGCGCGCCGGAGTCGCCGCGACCGTGCAGGAGGTCGTCGATGAACTCCCGGCGGGCCGCCTCCTCCTTGCGGATCACGAGGCGCTGCGCGCGCTCGTAGCCGTCGGCGAAGGCGTCCATGGCCTGTTCGACGACGGCCAGGACACTGTCCGGGTCGGCCGCCCGCGGCCTGCCTTCGCGGCCGACCACGAGATGGGCGCGCACCAGGCCGCGCCAGCCGTGCCCGGCCTCGGCGGCCCGCGCGCCGAGCGCCCGGCGGGACTCCAGTTCGTCGCGGGTCAGCCGGCGGCCGGTGGTGGCGGCGTCCGCGACGATCTGCTGGAAGCCGTCGAGGAACGGTGCGTAGGGCAGGCCCTCGTCGGCACCGGCCGCCTCGGGGGTCTCGGCCTCGCGCGGTTCTTGAGCAGCCGGCTCCGGCGCCGGGAAGGCGGCCGCCGCGCCGGGCGCGAACACCGGCCGGCTGCCGTACTCAGTGGCCTGCATGGACGGCTCCCGCGGCGTCGGCAGAATCGGCATCAGCAGCACCGGCGACACCAGGGGCATCACTGACACCAGGGGCATCGGTCGTACCAGAGACATCGGTGGCACCGGCTGTCCCGACAGTACCGGCCGCGCCCGTGGCGCCCACCGCCCCGGTCCCCCGGCGGGACCCGGTCCGCGCCGTGATCCTGCGGGCCACCGGCTCCGTCCAGCGGGCGGCCAGCGGTCCCAGGACGACCAGGATCAGCACGTACGCCGTCGCCAGCGGTCCGATACGCGGTTCGACCCCTACGGCGAGACCGGCGATGACGATGGAGAACTCGCCGCGCGCGACCAGCGTGCCGCCCGCCCGCCAGCGCCCCTTCGCGGAGATGCCGGCCCGCCGCGCCGCCCAGTAGCCGGTGGCGATCTTCGTGAGGGTGGTGACGGAGGCCAGCGCGAGCGCCGGGAGGAGGACGGGCGGGATGGCCGACGGGTCGGTGTGCAGGCCGAAGAAGACGAAGAAGACGGCGGCGAACAGGTCCCGCAGCGGGGTGAGAAGGCTGCTGGCGCCCTCGGCGACCTCACCGGACAGCGCGATGCCGACCAGGAACGCGCCGACGGCCGCCGAGACCTGGAGGTGCTGGGCGATACCGGCGACGAGCAGGGTCAGGCCGAGGACGACGAGCAGCAGCATCTCGGCGTTGTCGGAGGAGACCGCGCGGCTGATCAGCCGGCCGTGACGCAGGGCGACGTAGAGGACGCCGCCGACCGTCCCCAGGGAGATCAGCAGGGTGACCGTGCCACCCGCCAGGCTCACCCCGGCGAGCAGGGCGGTGAGGATCGGCAGGTAGACGGCCATGGCGAGGTCTTCGAGGACCAGGATGCCGAGGACGACCGGGGTCTCGCGGTTGCCGAGTCTGCGCAGGTCGCCGAGGACCTTGGCGATCACGCCGGACGACGAGATCCAGGTGACTCCGGCGAGCGCGACGGCGGCGACCGGGCCCCAGCCGAGCAGCAGGGCCATGGCGGCGCCGGGGGCGGCATTGAGGACGAAGTCGACGGCGCCCGAGGGGTACTGCGTCTTGAGGTTGGTGACGAGTTCGGAGGCGCTGTACTCCAGGCCGAGCAGGAGCAGCAGCAGGACGACGCCGATCTCCGCGCCGGTGGACACGAACTCCTCGCTGGCGCTCAGCGGCAGGATGCCGCCCTGCCCGAAGGCGAGGCCGGCCAGCAGGTACAGGGGTATCGGGGAGAAACCCACCCGTCCGGCGAGGCGTCCCAGCAGGCCCAGGACGAGGATGATGGCGCCGAGTTCGATGAGCATGGCTGTGGTGTCGTGCACGGGCGTCTGTCCTCCGTGTCGATTCGGTGGCGGCGTCTGTGCCGTTGCGGGTGCCGGCGGCGCGCTGTTCGGCGCGGATGGGTCGTCCGTCCCCTACGGGACCCGGGCGGGGCCTTGGGGGTGCGGTGGGGTTCGGGTCAGGGCTCCCGTACGGGTCGTACGGTCGCGGGTGCGGGTCGTACGGGCCGGGTGTACGGGGGTGGTGTGCGGGCCGGGTGTACGGGTCGGTCGTACGGGTGGCGTACGGTCGTCGGTCGCGTGCGGTCGTCGGTCGCGTGCGGGGTGTGGTGGCTGTGGGGTGTGCGCCGGTGCGTCGGGCCGGTGGCCCCCGTCAGAGGTGCTGCGGGGCTACGGCGTGCTGGTGCGGCGGGTGAAGGGTGAAGTGCGGCGCGGGGGCGGCGGGGCCTGCCGGCGCGCCGGGCGGTGACTCAGACCGCGGCGTCGGTATCAGGAACGCGGTCGCGAGCGGCGTTGTCGACGCGCACGCGGATGACTCGACCCATGTCACGCCCCCTCTGCTCGCGTCGGTGCCGGTTACACGACCGAACACCCCGCCGGAGCGGGCACGCGCCCGGGCGGAGTGTAAGTGTTTGGTAAAGGAGTCTACCTCATACCGGCAACCGAAGATCACCTGAACCGGCGGAGCAAGGGTTTACGCAGGTCAGGGCAGGTCAGCGCCGATACGGCCGACGGCGTCCGCGCGGCCGGTGCGGATCGAAGAGCTGGCCCGCCATCCCGGCGAGCACCAGCCCGGTGGCGATCAGCAGCCCGTCGGGGATCACCACCCCGGTGATCAGTACGGCGAGGGCGACGGCCAGCGCCCACCAGGCGCCGGTGCGCCGGTACTCGCGGGGGCGGGAGGGGCGGCCCGTGCTCATGGCCCGGGCGAACCGGGGATCGTCGCGCTCGAACCGTGCCGCGAGGGCGATCAGCCTCTCGTCGTCGAACTGGGCGGCCATGGCTTCTCCTTCCCGGGACGGGACGCGGCACGGCGCGACGCGGTTCCACCACCGGTCACGGACCGCCGTACGGCGGCGGGTGGGCCGGGGACGCGGATGCGCGTGGAGCCGAACGTGAGGACGAGCATGAGGGGACGAGCGTCGAGAGGGTGAGCGTGACGAGGCGGGCGGTGCGGGGCCGGTGGTGCGGGCGGACGGCGCGGGGCCGTCGGTACCGGCCGGTGAGGTGGGACGCGGGCGGACGGGTGCGGCGGGGTGGTCCTCCGGGACGCCGGCACGGGGCCGTTTCTCCGGTGGGGGCCCCGGCACGGGAGACGTGGTGCGGCTGTCTCGACCGACTTCAGCCTTTCGCCCTTCGGCGTCTCCCGCCATCAGGCTCACCCTGCATTCTTCCTGGGGCCCGACCCCTACAAACGCCCGTGCGCGTCCCCCATGTCAGGGGTGGGAGCAGGGTCTCCGCCCGCTGGTCCTCGAAGTCGGGCAAGTGAGCGTAACCATGTATGAGTGAGTGTCGTTGCCAGAGCGTGAATCTGACGGAATGGGCGAAGACGCAGGGCGTGCATCCGCAGACCGCCTATCGCTGGTTCCGTGACGGGACCTTGCCGGTACCGGCTCAGCGGGTCGGGCCGCGCACGATCCTGGTGAACATCAACGCGAACACGACGCCCGAGGCCATCGGGGGTCTGGGTCTGTATGCCCGCGTTTCCTCGCACGACCAGAAGACCGATCTGGAACGCCAGGTCGCCCGGCTGTCGGCGTGGGCGGCGAAGGCCGGTCACCGGGTCGTTCGGGTCGAGGCGGAGATCGCTTCCGGGATGAACGGCTGCCGTTCAAAGGCTCGACGTCTGCTGGCCGACCCGAACGTCATCACCGTGGTGGTGGAGCACAAGGACCGGCTCGGCCGGACGAACGTCGAGCTTGTCGAGGCCACCTTGTCCGCCGCGGGCCGTCGCCTGCTGGTCCTGGACGACGGCGAGGCCGAAGACGATCCGGTGCGGGACATGATGGAGGCAATGACGTCGTTCTGCGCCCGCCTGTACGGGCGCAGGTCGGCCAGGAACCGCGCCCGCAAAGCACTGGAAGCCGCCAAGCATGGCTGACCTCCGCCCGATCACCGCGCCGTTCGTCGCTCCCGGTCCGTTCGGTGTGGCGGTTCGTACCCGGCTGGGGGACCTCACGCCCGAGGACGAGAGGGTTCTGCGCACGGTGGGTGCGCACCTGGGCTCGCTCGCCTCGAGGGACCTCAAAGCGCGTTGCAGGGACGGCCTGGAGCACTCCGCCCCGTCATGGGCGGCCCGTAAGCGGGACCTGACGGCCGAGTCGTCGTCCCGGTGGGCCGGGTCGATCACGAAGGCCACGCATGATCAATGGGCACTCGCCCGGCGCGGCCAGGCCGCGCACATCCAGTCCCTCGAAGCCGGTGTCACGACGATCCGGCACCGGCTGTCGCTGCCGGTCGGGATGAAGGGCACCAAGCGGACGCCGGGCGGCTACCGCTGCGCGCACGAGTGGTTCCACAAAGCACGCCGCCTGCATGTGCTGGAGAACCGGCTCGATCAGGTTCGGGCCGACCGGGAAGCGGGCCGGGTGCAGGTCGTGCGGGGCGGCAGCCGTCTGCTGGGCACCCGTCACAACCTCGACAAGGCTCAGCTCACGGAGGCCGGGTGGCGTGAGCGGTGGGAAGCCGGGCGCCGGTTCCTCCGAGCGGACGGCGAGTCGGGGAAAAGGTTCGGCAACGAGACGATCCGCATCACGCCCGAGGGCGAAGTGTCGATCAGGCTCCCGGCCCCGCTCGCCGATCTGTGCAACGCCAGGCACGGCCGGTACGTACTCGCTGCGAAGGTGCGCTTCCCGCACCGGGGGCAGGAGTGGGCCGACCGTGTGGAGGCGAACCGGGCCGTGGCCTACCGCATCCACTACGACACAGGGCGCGGACGCTGGTACGTGGACGCCTCCTGGCAGATCCCTCCCGCCTGGACCATCCCGCTCGAAGCCGCCCTCGTCGAGGGTGTGATCGGCGTGGACACCAACGCCGATCACCTCGCCGCCTGGCGCCTCGACACACACGGCAACCCGATGGGCCGACCACGCCGGTTCTCCTACGACCTGTCGGGCAACGCCCAGCACCGCGACGCCCAGGTCCGGCACGCCCTCACGCGCCTGCTGAACTGGGCCAAGACCTGCGGCGTCCAGGCCATCGCGGTCGAAGACCTCGACTTCCAAGCCGACAAGACAAGAGAGAAACACGGACGCAAACGCCGATTCCGGCACCTCGTCTCCGGCATGCCGACCAGCAGGCTCCGCGCCCGGCTGGCCTCCATGGCCGACGCCACAGGTATCGCGATCATCGCCGTGGACCCGGCCTACACCAGCAAGTGGGGCGCCCAGCACTGGCAACAGCCGCTGACCGGCCCCACCCGCACCACCACCCGGCACGATGCGGCGAGCATCGCGATCGGACGACGCGCCCAAGGACACCCGATCCGGCGACGGACGACACCGCCCCGTGCACACCAGAGCGATATGCACGGGCATCGGACCGTCCAGGCCGACCGGCGTGCCCCTGGGCATGAGGAACCCCGCCCCCGCATCCCCGGACCACGGACACGATCCGTGCCGCCGAACGCGGCGAGCACGCGGGCGACCAGGACATCCAAGACCGTTGGGGATGCCCGCGGTGACCAGGCATGGGTCCAGGACTCACTCCTGCGCACTGATTAGGAACGGTTACATGGGTGCTGTCACCTACATGGGTGCTGTCACGGATGGCAGCCGTCCGCCTCACCGACCAGGCTGAATCGTGGAGGCCCGGCGGGTGCGGAGGGCCATGTCGAGGAGGCGATGCGCGGTGCCCCTGTTCTGGCGGATCTTCTTGCTGAACGCCGTCGTGCTGGTGACGGCCGCCGCGCTGCTGCTGGGACCGGTCACCGTCTCCACGCCCGTCCTGCTCACCGAGGCCGCGGTCCTCACCGGCGGTCTCGCCGCGATGCTGGTGGCCAACGCGCTGCTGCTGCGGGTCGGGCTCGGTCCGCTCCAGCGCCTCGCCCGCGCCATGCGCACCACCGATCTGCTCCGCCCGGGGCGGCGTCTCACGGTCCACGGGCACGGCGAGATCGCCGAGCTGATCGCGGCGTTCAACGCCATGCTCGACCGGCTGGAGGACGAGCGCGCCACCAGCAGCGCCCGCGCGCTCTCCGCCCAGGAGGCCGAGCGCCACCGGATCGCCCAGGAGCTGCACGACGAGGTGGGCCAGACCCTCACCGCCGTCCTCCTCGAACTCAAGCGGGTCGCCGACCACGGGCCGCCGGAGATGCGCGCCGAACTGCACCAGGTGCAGGAGACCACCCGGGGCAGCCTGGACGAGATCCGCCGTATCGCGCGCCGGCTGAGACCCGGCGTCCTGGACGAGCTGGGCCTGGCCAAGGCCCTCAAGGCGCTCGCCACCGAGTTCACCAAGCCGGGCCTTTCGGTACGGCACCGGCTCGACCCCGATCTGCCGCCGCTCGGCCGCGACGCCGAACTCGTGCTGTACCGGGTGGCGCAGGAGGGCCTCACCAACACCGCCCGGCACTCGGGCGCCCAGCACGCCGAACTCGCCCTGCACCGCACCCCGTCCGGCGTCGGGCTGATCGTCCGGGACGACGGCAAGGGCATCGGCGACGCGCCCGAGGGCGCCGGTATCCGGGGCATGCGGGAACGTGCCCTGCTGATCGGCGCCGACCTCACGGTGGGACCCGGCCCGGCCGGGGGCACGACGGTGTCCCTGGCCGTCCCGGTCCCCACCCACCCGAGAGCCACCGCCGCCGCTCCCGACACCGCCCCGGACTCCCCCGCCGAACCCGACGTCCCCCGCTCAGCCGTCCTCGACCCAGCCGCCCCCGACCCCGACCGGACGCCCTGACCTCATGACCGACCAGTCCAAGAACCAGCCCAGGAACCAGCCCAAGGGCCAGGCCGAGCAGCCGCCCACCCGCATCCTCCTCGCCGACGACCACGCGCTCGTGCGGCGCGGGGTGCGGCTCATCCTGGACGGGGAGTCCGATCTCGTCGTCGTCGCCGAGGCCGACGACGGGGCGGAGGCCGTCGCGCAGGCCCGCGCCCTCCGCCCCGATCTGGCGATCCTCGACATCGCCATGCCCCGGCTGACCGGCCTCCAGGCCGCCCGGGAACTCTCGCGCGTCCTGCCCGACCTGCGCATCCTCATCCTGACCATGTACGACAACGAGCAGTACTTCTTCGAGGCGCTCAGCGCCGGCGCCTCCGGGTACGTGCTGAAGTCGGTCGCCGACCGCGATCTGGTCGAGGCGTGCCGGGCGACGATGCGCGGGGAGCCGTTCCTGTACCCCGGCGCGGTCAGCGCCCTGGTCCGCAACTACCTCGACCGCGTCCGGGAGGGCCGGGCGCTGCCGCCGCGGGCCATCACCGAACGGGAGGAGGAGATCCTCAAGCTGGTCGCCGAGGGGCACACCTCGCAGGACATCGCGGATCTGCTGGTCATCAGCCCCAAGACGGTCGAGCGGCATCGCGCCAACCTGTTGCAGAAGCTGGGGATGAAGGACCGTCTGGAACTCACCCGGTACGCGATCCGGGTGGGTCTCATCGAGCCGTGAGCGGGTCGTCGTCCGGCACGGTGACCGGCTCCCGCTCCGGCGCGGGCCTGCGCTCCAGCGACAGCCCGCGCTCCGGCGAAGGCTCCCGATCCGGCTCCCGGAGCGAAGGCTGCCGCTCCGCCTCCGGCCCGCCCGCCGACGGCCTCACGTCCTCGACGCCGCCCTCGGCACCCCTCGCGTGCTCAGCGTCCCCGGCCGCGTCCCCGGCCACGTCTGCGGCCGCCTCCACAGCGGCGTCCGTCGGCTTCCGTCCCGCCCCCATCGCCCTCAGCACCCATGCCAGCAGATGCGCCCGCTGCGCGACGACCGGGCCCAGCACGGCGAGGACCAGGACGTATCCGGCGATGAACGGCCCGAGCCTGCGGTCGAGACCGGCGCTGGCGGCCATCGCGGCCAGGATCAGCGCGAACTCGCCGCGGGCGACCAGCGTGGTGGCGATGTCGGCGGCGTGCGTCGGGCCGTAGTGGTACAGCCGGGCGACGAGCAGGCCGGCGATCACGTTCATGACGATGGTCAGGCCGGCGGCCGCGGCGACCGGGCCGGCGACCGCGGCGACGACACCGGGGTCGATGGCGAGCCCGAAGGCGAAGAAGAAGATCGCGGCGAAGGCGTCCCGCAGAGGATGGACCAGTTTGCGGATCCGGGGGCCGGACGGGGTCCCGGCGAGGATCAGGCCGACCATGAAGGCGCCGATGGCGTCGGCGACCCCGAGGAGTTCGGAGACCCCGGCGACGAGGACGGCCGCGCCGAGGAAGCTGATCACGAGCAGCTCGTTGTCGCGGACCTGGATGAGACGGCCGATCAGCCGGATGCCGTAGCGGGCGGCGGCGGCCAGCACCAGCAGGAACCCGAACGCTT encodes:
- a CDS encoding IS200/IS605 family element transposase accessory protein TnpB, with the protein product MADLRPITAPFVAPGPFGVAVRTRLGDLTPEDERVLRTVGAHLGSLASRDLKARCRDGLEHSAPSWAARKRDLTAESSSRWAGSITKATHDQWALARRGQAAHIQSLEAGVTTIRHRLSLPVGMKGTKRTPGGYRCAHEWFHKARRLHVLENRLDQVRADREAGRVQVVRGGSRLLGTRHNLDKAQLTEAGWRERWEAGRRFLRADGESGKRFGNETIRITPEGEVSIRLPAPLADLCNARHGRYVLAAKVRFPHRGQEWADRVEANRAVAYRIHYDTGRGRWYVDASWQIPPAWTIPLEAALVEGVIGVDTNADHLAAWRLDTHGNPMGRPRRFSYDLSGNAQHRDAQVRHALTRLLNWAKTCGVQAIAVEDLDFQADKTREKHGRKRRFRHLVSGMPTSRLRARLASMADATGIAIIAVDPAYTSKWGAQHWQQPLTGPTRTTTRHDAASIAIGRRAQGHPIRRRTTPPRAHQSDMHGHRTVQADRRAPGHEEPRPRIPGPRTRSVPPNAASTRATRTSKTVGDARGDQAWVQDSLLRTD
- a CDS encoding cation:proton antiporter codes for the protein MGHADTLLAMGGAFVAAAVLARLGGKIGLPTIPLFMLAGILLGPHTPGLVLVQDAHDFEMLSALGLVLLLFYLGLEFQVDDLRSGGRRLLAAGGIYLALNVGAGLGFGLALGWGVREALVLAGVLGISSSAIVTKILIDQGRIGRPETRLILGVIVVEDIFLALYLAALQPVIGGAQGVTNIVLEAGKAFGFLLVLAAAARYGIRLIGRLIQVRDNELLVISFLGAAVLVAGVSELLGVADAIGAFMVGLILAGTPSGPRIRKLVHPLRDAFAAIFFFAFGLAIDPGVVAAVAGPVAAAAGLTIVMNVIAGLLVARLYHYGPTHAADIATTLVARGEFALILAAMAASAGLDRRLGPFIAGYVLVLAVLGPVVAQRAHLLAWVLRAMGAGRKPTDAAVEAAADVAGDAAGDAEHARGAEGGVEDVRPSAGGPEAERQPSLREPDREPSPERGLSLERRPAPEREPVTVPDDDPLTAR
- a CDS encoding HAMP domain-containing sensor histidine kinase; protein product: MPLFWRIFLLNAVVLVTAAALLLGPVTVSTPVLLTEAAVLTGGLAAMLVANALLLRVGLGPLQRLARAMRTTDLLRPGRRLTVHGHGEIAELIAAFNAMLDRLEDERATSSARALSAQEAERHRIAQELHDEVGQTLTAVLLELKRVADHGPPEMRAELHQVQETTRGSLDEIRRIARRLRPGVLDELGLAKALKALATEFTKPGLSVRHRLDPDLPPLGRDAELVLYRVAQEGLTNTARHSGAQHAELALHRTPSGVGLIVRDDGKGIGDAPEGAGIRGMRERALLIGADLTVGPGPAGGTTVSLAVPVPTHPRATAAAPDTAPDSPAEPDVPRSAVLDPAAPDPDRTP
- a CDS encoding response regulator, whose amino-acid sequence is MTDQSKNQPRNQPKGQAEQPPTRILLADDHALVRRGVRLILDGESDLVVVAEADDGAEAVAQARALRPDLAILDIAMPRLTGLQAARELSRVLPDLRILILTMYDNEQYFFEALSAGASGYVLKSVADRDLVEACRATMRGEPFLYPGAVSALVRNYLDRVREGRALPPRAITEREEEILKLVAEGHTSQDIADLLVISPKTVERHRANLLQKLGMKDRLELTRYAIRVGLIEP